One genomic window of Cupriavidus malaysiensis includes the following:
- a CDS encoding FAD-binding oxidoreductase has protein sequence MSTAFRPDSFLDLCRAAIGPQHVLTTADDLAPYLTDWRRRYTGEALAVLRPGSAEEVATVVHACHAHRVAMVPQGGNTGLCGGATPAAAGERPVVVISLQRLKRVRQVDPLNNTITVEAGVVLQHLQEVAREHGRLFPLSLAAEGSCTIGGNLGTNAGGTAVLRYGNTRELCLGLEVVTPSGELWDGLRGLRKDNTGYDLRDLFIGAEGTLGIITAAVMKLYPLPRARVTALAAVDSPRAALALLAIAQAHAGAMLTGFELMSALCMTLVTRHFPQLRYPFVQPYPQLVLLELSDSESEDHARQIFETMMQAALEAGVVQDAAVAESVQQSRDFWNLREHIPLAQVEEGKNIKHDIAVPISRIADFIEATDALLQQAFPGARMVTFGHLGDGNLHYNVSPPAGTDHDAFLANQAAVNQIVHDSVHAHRGSISAEHGLGQLKREENQRYKSEVELAMMRAIKQALDPLGLMNPGKVL, from the coding sequence ATGTCCACCGCCTTCCGCCCCGACTCCTTCCTCGACCTGTGCCGCGCCGCCATCGGGCCGCAGCACGTGCTGACCACTGCCGACGACCTGGCGCCCTACCTGACCGACTGGCGCCGGCGCTACACCGGCGAGGCGCTCGCCGTGCTGCGCCCGGGCAGCGCCGAGGAAGTGGCCACGGTGGTGCATGCCTGCCACGCGCACCGCGTGGCCATGGTGCCCCAGGGCGGCAACACCGGCCTGTGCGGCGGTGCCACCCCGGCCGCGGCCGGCGAACGGCCGGTGGTGGTGATCTCGCTGCAGCGGCTCAAGCGCGTGCGCCAGGTCGATCCGCTCAACAACACCATCACGGTCGAGGCCGGCGTGGTGCTGCAGCACCTGCAGGAAGTGGCGCGCGAGCACGGCCGCCTGTTCCCGCTGAGCCTGGCGGCGGAAGGCAGCTGCACCATCGGCGGCAACCTCGGCACCAATGCCGGCGGCACCGCGGTGCTGCGCTACGGCAACACGCGCGAACTGTGCCTGGGGCTGGAAGTGGTGACCCCGTCCGGCGAACTGTGGGACGGCCTGCGCGGCCTGCGCAAGGACAATACCGGCTACGACCTGCGTGACCTCTTCATCGGCGCCGAAGGCACGCTGGGCATCATCACCGCCGCCGTGATGAAGCTCTATCCGCTGCCGCGCGCGCGCGTCACCGCGCTGGCGGCAGTGGACAGCCCGCGCGCGGCGCTGGCGCTGCTGGCCATCGCCCAGGCCCATGCCGGCGCCATGCTGACCGGGTTCGAGCTGATGTCGGCGCTGTGCATGACGCTGGTGACGCGCCACTTCCCGCAGCTGCGCTATCCCTTCGTGCAGCCCTATCCCCAGCTGGTGCTGCTGGAGCTCTCCGACAGCGAAAGCGAGGACCATGCGCGCCAGATCTTCGAGACCATGATGCAGGCCGCGCTGGAGGCCGGCGTGGTCCAGGACGCCGCCGTGGCCGAATCGGTGCAGCAGTCGCGCGACTTCTGGAACCTGCGCGAGCACATTCCGCTGGCCCAGGTGGAGGAAGGCAAGAACATCAAGCACGACATCGCCGTGCCGATCTCGCGCATCGCCGACTTCATCGAGGCCACCGACGCGCTGCTGCAGCAGGCCTTCCCGGGCGCGCGCATGGTCACGTTCGGCCATCTCGGCGACGGCAACCTGCACTACAACGTCTCGCCACCCGCAGGCACCGACCACGACGCCTTCCTCGCCAACCAGGCAGCGGTCAACCAGATCGTGCACGACAGCGTGCATGCGCACCGCGGCTCGATCTCGGCGGAGCACGGGCTGGGCCAGCTCAAGCGCGAGGAAAACCAGCGCTACAAGAGCGAGGTCGAGCTGGCCATGATGCGCGCCATCAAGCAGGCGCTGGATCCGCTCGGGCTGATGAACCCGGGCAAGGTGCTGTAG
- a CDS encoding DUF2069 domain-containing protein, with product MAAAPFTDDTRLHNPALHALSAGSLVALLLLCVGWEWLLAPLRPGGSWLVLKCLPLLLPLRGVLRRDRYTMQWSSMLILLYFTEGIVRATSDRQPSATYAWIEVALVLLCFVSTILYLRPFKQRARASARGR from the coding sequence ATGGCGGCCGCCCCCTTCACCGACGACACCCGCCTGCACAATCCGGCACTGCACGCCCTGTCGGCGGGCAGCCTCGTTGCCCTGCTGCTGCTGTGCGTCGGCTGGGAATGGCTGCTGGCGCCGCTGCGCCCGGGCGGCTCATGGCTGGTCCTGAAGTGCCTGCCACTGCTGCTGCCGCTGCGCGGGGTGCTGCGCCGCGACCGCTACACCATGCAGTGGTCGTCGATGCTGATCCTGCTCTACTTCACCGAAGGCATCGTGCGCGCCACCAGCGACCGCCAGCCGTCCGCCACCTACGCCTGGATCGAGGTGGCCCTGGTCCTGCTGTGCTTCGTCAGCACCATCCTCTACCTGCGCCCGTTCAAGCAACGTGCCCGCGCCAGCGCGCGCGGCCGCTGA
- the wrbA gene encoding NAD(P)H:quinone oxidoreductase: MTEILVLYYSRHGSTRRLAELIASGIDSVPGAHARLRTVPPVSTVSEATAPDIPGNGPPYAELRDLEECAGLALGSPTRFGNMAAPMKYFLDGTVAQWLSGALAGKPACVFTSTGSLHGGQESTLLSMMLPLLHHGMLLLGLPYSESALMTTRSGGTPYGASHYAHVDNSGPVTEDESALARALGRRLAQTALRLDAGVR; this comes from the coding sequence ATGACCGAAATCCTTGTCCTGTACTACAGCCGCCACGGCAGCACGCGCCGGCTGGCCGAACTGATCGCCAGCGGCATCGACAGCGTGCCCGGCGCCCATGCGCGGCTGCGCACCGTGCCGCCGGTCTCCACCGTCAGCGAAGCCACTGCCCCCGACATCCCCGGCAACGGCCCGCCCTACGCCGAGCTGCGTGACCTGGAGGAATGCGCCGGCCTGGCGCTCGGCAGCCCCACCCGCTTCGGCAATATGGCCGCGCCGATGAAGTACTTCCTCGATGGCACCGTGGCGCAATGGCTGTCCGGCGCCCTGGCCGGCAAGCCGGCCTGCGTCTTCACCTCGACCGGCAGCCTGCATGGCGGACAGGAAAGCACGCTGCTGTCCATGATGCTGCCGCTGCTGCACCACGGCATGCTGCTGCTCGGCCTGCCCTATTCCGAGAGCGCGCTGATGACCACGCGCTCCGGCGGCACGCCCTATGGCGCCAGCCACTACGCCCACGTCGACAACAGCGGCCCGGTCACCGAGGACGAAAGCGCGCTGGCGCGCGCGCTCGGGCGCCGCCTGGCGCAGACGGCGCTGCGGCTCGACGCGGGAGTGCGCTGA
- a CDS encoding YihY family inner membrane protein: MSSVRLNRLRRGWNLQKLRALLRYVLRRAGEDKLPQVASSLTFTTFLSVVPVLTVAFALLAAFPVFRDFRAQIEAFLFQNLIPGNVSNSISSYLGQFSRSARGLTAMGLGGLMVTAVLTMLTVENALNAIWRVRRPRPLAQRVLVYWATLTFGPVLIGASLSISSYLISVSAGYVGTMPFGVGLLVSMVPVLLSALAFAFLYTTVPNAYVDWRDAIVAGLVAALAFELAKRGFGYFITHIPTYTVVYGTFAALPIFLLWIYLSWLVTLLGATIAANLPVIRQGHWRRRSFAGSEFFDALGVLYLLYKARDEVPRSVGELDLGRKLRVEADYLAALLGKLKAMHLVGRLQQERGQAHWALLCDPSQVALRTLHSRLVLNLPRLARTALAQQLQGGDELKAMLDNPQLDRSLESVFRQAEYPAGGGDGGSEDQGKGRRRTLEVVPPGWHGQV, encoded by the coding sequence ATGTCCTCCGTCCGCCTGAACCGCCTGCGCCGCGGCTGGAACCTGCAGAAGCTGCGCGCGCTGCTGCGCTATGTGCTGCGCCGCGCCGGCGAAGACAAGCTGCCGCAGGTTGCCTCGAGCCTCACCTTCACCACCTTCCTGTCGGTGGTGCCGGTGCTGACCGTGGCCTTCGCCCTGCTGGCCGCCTTTCCCGTGTTCCGCGACTTCCGCGCGCAGATCGAGGCCTTCCTGTTCCAGAACCTGATTCCGGGCAATGTCAGCAATTCGATCTCGAGCTACCTGGGGCAGTTCTCCCGCAGCGCGCGCGGGCTGACCGCGATGGGCCTGGGCGGCCTGATGGTGACCGCTGTGCTGACCATGCTGACGGTGGAGAACGCGCTCAACGCCATCTGGCGCGTGCGCCGGCCGCGCCCGCTGGCGCAGCGCGTGCTGGTGTACTGGGCGACGCTGACCTTCGGGCCGGTGCTGATCGGCGCCAGCCTGTCGATCAGTTCCTACCTGATCTCGGTCTCGGCCGGCTACGTCGGCACCATGCCGTTCGGCGTCGGCCTGCTGGTCAGCATGGTGCCGGTGCTGCTGTCGGCGCTGGCCTTCGCCTTCCTCTACACCACGGTGCCCAATGCCTACGTGGACTGGCGCGACGCCATCGTCGCCGGGCTGGTGGCGGCGCTGGCCTTCGAACTGGCCAAGCGCGGCTTCGGCTACTTCATCACCCATATCCCGACCTATACGGTGGTCTACGGCACCTTCGCCGCGCTGCCGATCTTCCTGCTGTGGATCTACCTGAGCTGGCTGGTGACCTTGCTGGGCGCCACCATCGCCGCCAACCTGCCGGTGATCCGCCAGGGCCACTGGCGCCGGCGCAGCTTCGCCGGCAGCGAGTTCTTCGACGCGCTCGGCGTGCTCTACCTGTTGTACAAGGCGCGCGACGAGGTGCCGCGCAGCGTGGGCGAACTCGACCTGGGCCGCAAGCTGCGGGTGGAGGCCGACTACCTGGCGGCACTGCTGGGCAAGCTCAAGGCCATGCACCTGGTGGGCCGGCTGCAGCAGGAAAGAGGGCAGGCGCACTGGGCCTTGCTGTGCGATCCGAGCCAGGTGGCGCTGCGCACGCTGCACAGCCGACTGGTGCTCAACCTGCCGCGCCTGGCGCGCACCGCGCTGGCGCAGCAGCTGCAGGGCGGCGATGAGTTGAAGGCCATGCTCGACAATCCGCAGCTCGACCGCTCGCTGGAATCGGTCTTCCGCCAGGCGGAATATCCGGCCGGCGGCGGGGATGGCGGCAGCGAAGACCAGGGCAAGGGGCGCCGCCGCACCTTGGAGGTGGTGCCGCCGGGCTGGCACGGCCAGGTCTGA
- a CDS encoding Mpo1-like protein, translated as MRPASTREFDSFAAFYPFYLNEHRNRTCRRLHFAGSTVALLCLAALVASGNAWWLAGAVVSGYAFAWVGHFAFEKNRPATFRHPLYSLMGDWVMYADILRGRLPF; from the coding sequence ATGCGCCCGGCATCCACGCGCGAATTCGACAGCTTCGCCGCCTTCTACCCCTTCTACCTGAACGAGCACCGCAACCGCACCTGCCGCCGCCTGCATTTCGCCGGCTCCACGGTGGCGCTGCTGTGCCTGGCCGCGCTGGTCGCCAGCGGCAATGCCTGGTGGCTCGCTGGCGCCGTGGTGTCCGGCTATGCCTTCGCCTGGGTCGGGCACTTCGCCTTCGAGAAGAACCGCCCGGCCACCTTCCGCCACCCGCTCTACAGCCTGATGGGCGATTGGGTGATGTACGCCGACATCCTGCGCGGCCGCCTCCCCTTCTGA
- a CDS encoding alpha/beta fold hydrolase, with protein sequence MELTVSGRKAYAYTGGKPFDPTLPCAIFVHGAQNDHSVWALQSRWFAHHGFSVLAVDLPGHNRSEGEPLATVEAMADWVMDLARAAGVQGPVLVFGHSMGSLIALECAARHPDSVRGAALLATAYPMKVSDALLQAALEREDQAIAMVNNWSLSSLANKPSSPGPGSWMHGGNQRLMERVAQRNPGAHVFHTDFSACNAYAHGDEAAAAVRCPVLFVCGSKDLMTSPRAAQALAARMTAASVVTVPCGHALMGEKPDEVLDALAAFARRAMAAG encoded by the coding sequence ATGGAACTGACCGTTTCCGGCCGCAAGGCCTACGCCTACACCGGCGGCAAACCCTTCGACCCCACCCTGCCCTGTGCCATCTTCGTGCACGGCGCGCAGAACGACCACAGCGTCTGGGCCCTGCAATCGCGCTGGTTCGCCCACCACGGCTTCTCGGTGCTCGCCGTCGACCTGCCCGGCCACAACCGCAGCGAAGGCGAACCGCTCGCCACCGTCGAGGCCATGGCCGACTGGGTCATGGACCTGGCCCGCGCCGCCGGCGTGCAGGGCCCTGTACTCGTGTTCGGGCACAGCATGGGCTCGCTGATCGCGCTGGAATGCGCGGCGCGCCACCCCGACTCGGTACGCGGGGCCGCGCTGCTGGCGACCGCCTATCCGATGAAGGTCTCCGACGCGCTGCTGCAGGCCGCGCTGGAGCGTGAGGACCAGGCCATCGCCATGGTCAACAACTGGTCGCTGTCCAGCCTGGCCAACAAGCCCTCCTCGCCCGGCCCGGGCTCGTGGATGCACGGCGGCAACCAGCGCCTGATGGAGCGGGTGGCCCAGCGCAATCCTGGCGCCCACGTCTTCCACACCGACTTCTCGGCCTGCAACGCCTATGCCCACGGCGACGAAGCGGCGGCGGCGGTGCGTTGCCCGGTGCTGTTCGTGTGCGGCAGCAAGGACCTGATGACCTCGCCCAGGGCAGCCCAGGCGCTGGCGGCCAGGATGACCGCCGCCAGCGTGGTCACGGTGCCGTGCGGCCACGCGCTGATGGGCGAGAAGCCCGACGAAGTGCTGGACGCGCTGGCCGCGTTCGCGCGCCGCGCGATGGCGGCCGGCTGA
- a CDS encoding O-acetylhomoserine aminocarboxypropyltransferase: protein MSGTRFDTLALHAGAAPDPATGARATPIHLSTSFVFRDSEHAASLFNMERAGHVYSRISNPTVAVFEERVAALENGVGAIGVASGQAALHLAVATLMGAGSHIVASSALYGGSHNLLHYTLRRFGIETTFVKARDIDAWRAAIRPETRLLFGETLGNPGLDVLDIPTLAQLGQEHKIPLLVDSTFTTPYLLKPFDHGAGLLYHSATKFLGGHGTTIGGVLVEGGTFDFQASGRFPELSEPYEGFHNMVFTEESTVAPFLLRARREGLRDFGACMNPMAAWQLLQGIETLPLRMQRHIDNARRVVQFLVSHPMVESVAYPELESHPDYELAKRLLPRGCGAVFSFNLKGNRVAGQRFIESLTLFSHLANVGDARSLVIHPASTTHFRMDAAALQSAGIGEGTIRLSVGLEDPDDLIDDLKRGLKAAEKSMSGK, encoded by the coding sequence ATGTCCGGAACCCGCTTCGACACCTTGGCGCTGCATGCCGGCGCCGCGCCCGATCCCGCCACCGGGGCGCGCGCCACCCCGATCCACCTGAGCACGTCCTTCGTGTTCCGCGACAGCGAGCACGCGGCCTCGCTGTTCAATATGGAACGGGCCGGCCACGTCTATTCGCGCATCTCCAACCCCACCGTGGCGGTATTCGAGGAGCGCGTGGCGGCACTGGAGAACGGCGTCGGCGCGATCGGCGTGGCTTCCGGCCAGGCCGCGCTGCACCTGGCGGTCGCCACCCTGATGGGAGCGGGCTCCCATATCGTCGCCTCCAGCGCGCTGTACGGCGGCTCGCACAACCTGCTGCACTACACGCTGCGCCGCTTCGGCATCGAGACCACCTTCGTCAAGGCGCGCGACATCGACGCCTGGCGCGCGGCCATCCGCCCGGAGACCCGCCTGCTGTTCGGCGAGACGCTCGGCAACCCCGGCCTGGACGTGCTCGACATCCCGACGCTGGCCCAGCTCGGCCAGGAGCACAAGATCCCGCTGCTGGTCGACTCGACCTTCACCACCCCCTACCTGCTCAAGCCCTTCGACCATGGCGCCGGCCTGCTCTACCATTCGGCCACCAAGTTCCTGGGTGGCCACGGCACCACCATCGGCGGCGTGCTGGTGGAGGGCGGCACCTTCGACTTCCAGGCCTCGGGGCGTTTCCCCGAGCTGTCGGAGCCCTACGAGGGCTTCCACAACATGGTGTTCACCGAGGAAAGCACGGTGGCGCCCTTCCTGCTGCGCGCGCGCCGCGAGGGCCTGCGCGACTTCGGCGCCTGCATGAACCCGATGGCGGCATGGCAGCTGCTGCAGGGCATCGAGACGCTGCCGCTGCGCATGCAGCGGCATATCGACAATGCGCGCCGCGTGGTGCAGTTCCTGGTGTCGCACCCGATGGTCGAGTCGGTGGCCTATCCCGAGCTGGAATCCCACCCCGACTACGAACTGGCCAAACGCCTGCTGCCGCGCGGCTGCGGCGCGGTGTTCAGCTTCAACCTGAAGGGCAACCGCGTGGCGGGCCAGCGCTTCATCGAGAGCCTGACGCTGTTCTCCCACCTGGCCAACGTGGGCGACGCCCGCTCGCTGGTGATCCACCCGGCCTCGACCACCCACTTCCGCATGGACGCGGCGGCGCTGCAATCGGCCGGCATCGGCGAAGGCACCATCCGCCTGTCGGTGGGCCTGGAAGACCCGGACGACCTGATCGACGACCTCAAGCGCGGCCTCAAGGCCGCCGAGAAATCCATGAGCGGCAAGTGA
- a CDS encoding CBS domain-containing protein: MKVSDILQIKGNTLFTVTPDTSLMQAVHTMSEHDIGSLVVMEYGDLVGMLTFREIIQTLAANNGAVGTVSIRKVMDDAPLTCTMETDVDEVRRMMLARHARYLPVMDNRTLMGVISFYDVAKAVVEEQSFENRMLKAYIRDWPEERAD, translated from the coding sequence ATGAAAGTCAGCGACATCCTGCAGATCAAGGGCAACACGCTCTTCACCGTGACGCCGGACACGTCCCTGATGCAGGCCGTGCACACCATGTCGGAGCACGATATCGGCTCCCTGGTGGTGATGGAGTACGGCGATCTGGTCGGCATGCTCACGTTCCGCGAGATCATCCAGACCCTGGCGGCGAACAATGGCGCCGTGGGCACCGTCAGCATCCGCAAGGTGATGGACGACGCCCCGCTGACCTGCACCATGGAGACCGACGTCGACGAGGTGCGCCGCATGATGCTGGCGCGCCATGCGCGCTACCTGCCGGTGATGGACAACCGCACCCTGATGGGCGTGATTTCCTTCTACGACGTGGCCAAGGCGGTGGTCGAGGAGCAGAGCTTCGAGAACCGTATGCTCAAGGCCTACATCCGCGACTGGCCCGAGGAGCGGGCCGACTGA
- a CDS encoding MFS transporter, whose amino-acid sequence MSDPKSHSKSHSKSQFQLLSTRRFAPFFWTQFLGAMNDNVFKVAFTSLVTYHATLFEGVDPHSAAFLISAIFIAPFVLFSATSGQIADKMEKSRLIRLVKSLEIVIMALGLAGFVWHSAPVLYACTFLMGLHSTLFGPVKFAYLPQHLDETELVGGNGMVEMGTFVAILIGTLVGGELAGLSRGGDVIGPLYVGALCLALALAGRLVSRGVPVSPAPQPDLRINWNPLSETWRNLKLAHQNRTVFLSLLGISWLWFLGATMLTSFFGFAKEVLGGDQNVVTMLLAVFSLGIGIGSLLCERLSGRHVEIGLVPFGSIGMSVFAIELYFASHGEHHAALSGVGDFLADPRHWRVLADLFLLAMFGGFYSVPLYALIQSRSAPTHRARIIAANNILNSLFMIAASLLGVAMTQAGYTIPHLFLVVGLLNVVVALYVYSLVPEFLLRFIAWILVHTVYRLRRIHAERIPEAGAAVLVCNHVSFADAVVLMAASPRPVRFVMDHRIFKVPLLSWFFRQAGAIAIAPAHEDGTLLARAYDRIAAALAEGDLVCIFPEGKITADGELNPFKQGVMQIIGRTPVPVVPMALRGLWGSFFSRKGGAAMSRPFRRGILSRLELVVGEPIAPEAVTPEGLRQVVLDLRGDWR is encoded by the coding sequence ATGAGCGATCCCAAGAGCCACTCCAAGAGCCACTCCAAGAGCCAGTTCCAACTGCTGTCCACGCGCCGTTTTGCTCCCTTCTTCTGGACGCAGTTCCTGGGGGCGATGAACGACAATGTCTTCAAGGTGGCCTTCACATCGCTGGTCACCTACCATGCCACGCTGTTCGAGGGCGTCGACCCGCACAGCGCCGCGTTCCTGATCTCGGCCATCTTCATCGCGCCCTTCGTGCTGTTCTCGGCCACCAGCGGCCAGATCGCCGACAAGATGGAGAAGTCGCGCCTGATCCGCCTGGTCAAGTCGCTGGAGATCGTCATCATGGCATTGGGGCTGGCCGGCTTCGTCTGGCACAGCGCACCGGTGCTGTACGCCTGCACCTTCCTGATGGGGCTGCATTCCACGCTGTTCGGGCCGGTCAAGTTCGCCTACCTGCCGCAGCACCTCGACGAGACCGAGCTGGTGGGCGGCAACGGCATGGTCGAGATGGGCACTTTCGTGGCCATCCTGATCGGCACCCTGGTGGGCGGCGAGCTGGCCGGCCTGAGCCGCGGCGGGGACGTGATCGGGCCGCTCTACGTGGGCGCGCTCTGCCTCGCGCTGGCGCTGGCGGGCCGGCTGGTGTCGCGCGGCGTGCCGGTTTCGCCGGCGCCGCAGCCGGACCTGCGCATCAACTGGAACCCGCTCAGCGAGACCTGGCGCAACCTGAAGCTGGCGCACCAGAACCGCACCGTCTTCCTCAGCCTGCTGGGCATTTCCTGGCTGTGGTTCCTCGGTGCCACCATGCTGACTTCCTTCTTCGGCTTCGCCAAGGAGGTGCTCGGCGGCGACCAGAACGTGGTGACGATGCTGCTGGCGGTCTTTTCGCTCGGCATCGGCATCGGCTCGCTGCTGTGCGAGCGCCTCTCGGGGCGCCACGTGGAAATCGGGCTGGTGCCGTTCGGCTCGATCGGCATGAGCGTGTTCGCCATCGAGCTGTATTTCGCCAGCCATGGCGAGCACCATGCAGCGCTGTCGGGGGTCGGCGACTTCCTGGCCGATCCGCGCCACTGGCGCGTGCTGGCGGACCTGTTCCTGCTGGCCATGTTCGGCGGCTTCTACAGCGTGCCGCTCTACGCCCTGATCCAGAGCCGCAGCGCGCCCACGCACCGCGCCCGCATCATCGCCGCCAACAACATCCTCAACAGCCTGTTCATGATCGCTGCCTCGCTGCTGGGCGTGGCGATGACGCAGGCCGGCTACACCATTCCGCACCTGTTCCTGGTGGTGGGCCTGCTCAATGTGGTGGTGGCGCTCTACGTTTATTCGCTGGTGCCGGAGTTCCTGCTGCGCTTCATCGCCTGGATCCTGGTGCATACGGTCTACCGGCTGCGCCGCATCCATGCCGAGCGCATTCCGGAGGCGGGCGCGGCGGTGCTGGTGTGCAACCACGTGAGCTTCGCCGATGCGGTGGTGCTGATGGCGGCGAGCCCCCGCCCGGTGCGCTTCGTGATGGATCACCGCATCTTCAAGGTGCCGCTCCTGTCGTGGTTCTTCCGGCAGGCGGGGGCGATCGCCATCGCGCCCGCGCACGAGGACGGCACGCTGCTGGCGCGCGCCTACGACCGCATTGCGGCGGCCCTGGCCGAGGGCGATCTCGTCTGCATCTTCCCGGAAGGCAAGATCACGGCGGACGGCGAGCTCAATCCCTTCAAGCAGGGCGTGATGCAGATCATCGGCCGCACGCCGGTGCCGGTGGTGCCGATGGCGCTGCGCGGCCTGTGGGGCAGCTTCTTCTCGCGCAAGGGCGGGGCGGCCATGTCGCGGCCGTTCCGGCGCGGCATCCTGAGCCGGCTGGAGCTGGTGGTGGGCGAGCCGATCGCGCCGGAGGCGGTGACGCCGGAAGGCTTGCGCCAGGTGGTGCTCGACCTGCGCGGCGACTGGCGTTGA
- a CDS encoding glutathione S-transferase C-terminal domain-containing protein encodes MIVLYTFGPAFGLPDASPFVTKADMLLKLAGLPYRSERGSLRRAPKGKLPYLDDSGRIVADSTLIRWHLEKTYHIDFDEGLSAAERGIAWAVEKLLEDNLYWAIARMRWLEGDNFAKGPAQFFRAVPAPLRGLVEALVRRKVRQALWAQGLGRHAPEELLALAAKGMASVADILGDKPYLMGDRPCGADATLFAFAMGALAPAFESPIRAAAASHANVVAYVERMRRCYYPELAAPAAVPPAPWPAAAA; translated from the coding sequence ATGATCGTCCTCTACACCTTCGGGCCGGCCTTCGGCCTGCCGGATGCCAGCCCGTTCGTCACCAAGGCGGACATGCTGCTCAAGCTGGCGGGCCTGCCGTACCGTTCCGAGCGCGGCAGCCTGCGGCGGGCACCCAAGGGCAAGTTGCCCTACCTGGACGACAGCGGCCGCATCGTGGCGGATTCGACGCTGATCCGCTGGCATCTCGAAAAGACCTACCACATCGATTTCGACGAGGGTCTCAGCGCCGCCGAGCGCGGCATCGCCTGGGCGGTGGAGAAGCTGCTGGAGGATAACCTGTACTGGGCCATCGCCCGCATGCGCTGGCTCGAGGGCGACAACTTCGCCAAGGGGCCGGCGCAGTTCTTCCGCGCGGTGCCGGCGCCGCTGCGCGGGCTGGTCGAGGCCCTGGTGCGGCGCAAGGTCAGGCAGGCGCTGTGGGCGCAGGGGCTGGGCCGGCATGCGCCGGAGGAGCTGCTGGCGCTGGCCGCCAAGGGCATGGCCTCCGTGGCCGATATCCTGGGCGACAAGCCTTACCTGATGGGTGATCGCCCATGTGGCGCAGACGCCACGCTGTTCGCCTTCGCCATGGGGGCGCTGGCGCCGGCGTTCGAGTCGCCGATCCGCGCGGCGGCGGCCTCGCATGCCAATGTGGTGGCCTACGTCGAACGCATGCGCCGCTGCTACTATCCGGAGCTGGCCGCGCCGGCGGCGGTGCCGCCCGCGCCATGGCCGGCAGCTGCCGCCTGA
- the aroC gene encoding chorismate synthase codes for MSGNTLGLLFTVTTFGESHGPAIGAVIDGCPPGMALSEADIQGDLDRRRPGTSRHVTQRQEADQVEILSGVFEGKTTGTPICLLIRNTDQRSKDYGNIVETFRPGHADYTYWQKYGIRDHRGGGRSSARLTAPVVAAGAVAKKWLREQYGTEIRGYLSQLGEIEVPFVDWSQVGENPFFVPNADIVPELETYMDALRRDGDSVGARIEVVASQVPVGLGEPLFDKLDADIAYALMGINAVKGVQIGAGFDSVAQRGSQHGDELTAAGFRSNNAGGVLGGISTGQDITASLAIKPTSSIRTPRESIDKAGQAATVETFGRHDPCVGIRATPIAEAMLALVLIDHALRHRAQCGDVRVDTPRIPAQAPQQG; via the coding sequence ATGTCCGGCAATACCTTAGGCCTGCTCTTCACTGTCACGACTTTCGGCGAATCGCATGGCCCGGCCATCGGTGCGGTGATCGACGGCTGCCCGCCGGGCATGGCGCTGAGCGAGGCGGATATCCAGGGCGACCTGGACCGCCGCCGTCCCGGCACTTCCCGCCACGTGACGCAGCGCCAGGAAGCCGACCAGGTCGAGATCCTGTCGGGCGTGTTCGAGGGCAAGACCACCGGCACGCCGATCTGCCTGCTGATCCGCAACACCGACCAGCGCAGCAAGGACTACGGCAATATCGTCGAGACCTTCCGCCCCGGCCACGCCGACTACACCTACTGGCAGAAGTACGGCATCCGCGATCACCGCGGCGGCGGCCGCTCGTCGGCCCGCCTGACGGCGCCCGTGGTAGCGGCCGGCGCGGTGGCCAAGAAATGGCTGCGCGAGCAGTACGGCACCGAGATCCGCGGCTACCTGTCGCAGCTGGGCGAGATCGAGGTGCCCTTCGTCGACTGGTCGCAGGTCGGCGAGAACCCCTTCTTCGTGCCCAATGCCGACATCGTGCCGGAACTGGAAACCTATATGGATGCGCTGCGGCGCGACGGCGACTCGGTCGGCGCGCGCATCGAGGTGGTGGCCAGCCAGGTGCCGGTCGGCCTGGGCGAGCCCTTGTTCGACAAGCTCGATGCCGACATCGCCTATGCGCTGATGGGCATCAACGCGGTCAAGGGTGTGCAGATCGGCGCCGGCTTCGACAGCGTCGCGCAGCGCGGCAGCCAGCACGGCGACGAACTGACCGCTGCCGGATTCCGCAGCAATAACGCGGGCGGCGTGCTGGGCGGTATCTCGACCGGCCAGGACATCACGGCCTCGCTGGCGATCAAGCCGACCTCCAGCATCCGCACGCCGCGCGAATCGATCGACAAGGCCGGCCAGGCCGCCACCGTCGAGACCTTCGGCCGCCACGATCCCTGCGTGGGCATCCGCGCCACCCCGATCGCCGAAGCCATGCTGGCGCTGGTGCTGATCGACCACGCCTTGCGCCACCGCGCTCAGTGCGGCGACGTGCGCGTGGACACGCCGCGCATCCCGGCCCAGGCTCCGCAACAAGGCTGA